Proteins encoded in a region of the Saccharothrix ecbatanensis genome:
- the rfbD gene encoding dTDP-4-dehydrorhamnose reductase — protein MALALLVPGGRGQLGRDMVAATPGDGLVHAPSSAELDVTDPSAVADAVAVFATTARDAGLRPVVVNAAAYTAVDAAETDFDRAFAVNAAGPGYLAANCREHDVPLLHVSTDYVFPGDGTRPYEPSDPTGPRSAYGRTKLAGEERVLSTWDRSWVVRTSWVYGEHGANFVKTMARLAATNDTLSVVDDQLGSPTWSLDLAHGLVSLAGLVSSGGTPSRILHATGAGETTWCGFARAIFAELALDPDRVKPCTTADFPRPAPRPAYSVLSGKAWADAGLPPLRHWREALTAAVAAHAVP, from the coding sequence ATGGCGCTCGCACTCCTGGTGCCCGGCGGTCGGGGGCAGCTCGGGCGGGACATGGTGGCTGCCACGCCCGGTGACGGGTTGGTGCACGCGCCGTCGTCGGCCGAGCTGGACGTGACCGACCCGTCGGCGGTGGCGGACGCGGTGGCCGTGTTCGCCACGACGGCTCGTGACGCGGGGTTGCGGCCGGTGGTGGTGAACGCGGCGGCTTACACGGCGGTGGACGCGGCGGAGACCGACTTCGACCGGGCGTTCGCGGTGAACGCGGCGGGGCCGGGGTACTTGGCGGCGAACTGCCGTGAGCACGATGTGCCGCTGCTGCACGTGTCGACGGATTACGTGTTCCCGGGTGACGGGACGCGGCCGTACGAGCCGTCGGACCCCACCGGGCCGCGGTCGGCGTACGGGCGCACCAAGCTGGCTGGCGAGGAACGCGTGCTGTCCACTTGGGACCGTTCGTGGGTGGTGCGGACGTCGTGGGTCTACGGCGAGCACGGTGCCAACTTCGTGAAGACCATGGCCCGCTTGGCAGCCACGAACGACACACTGTCTGTTGTAGACGATCAACTGGGCTCACCGACGTGGTCCCTGGACCTCGCACACGGCCTGGTGTCACTGGCCGGTTTGGTGTCGTCGGGCGGCACGCCGTCACGGATACTGCATGCAACCGGCGCCGGCGAGACCACGTGGTGCGGCTTCGCGCGGGCGATCTTCGCCGAACTGGCGTTGGACCCGGACCGGGTGAAGCCCTGCACCACCGCCGACTTCCCCCGCCCCGCTCCGCGCCCGGCGTACTCGGTGCTGTCCGGCAAGGCGTGGGCGGACGCCGGCCTACCGCCCTTGCGTCACTGGCGTGAGGCGTTGACAGCCGCGGTGGCGGCGCACGCCGTTCCCTGA
- the rfbB gene encoding dTDP-glucose 4,6-dehydratase, producing MRVLVTGGAGFIGSHYVRELVGGSYPAYADAEVVVLDKLTYAGNEANLAPVADDPRLTFVRGDICDRELVADLMSRTDVVVHFAAESHVDRSIAGSADFVLTNVLGTQVLLQGALEAGVAKFVHVSTDEVYGTIEEGSWTEDHILEPNSPYSASKASSDLLARSFFRTHGLQVCITRCSNNYGPYQYPEKVIPVFVTNLIDGKKVPLYGDGLNVRDWLHVDDHCRGIQLVLEGGRGGEIYNIGGGTELTNRELTERLLDATGRDWDSFVEPVADRKGHDRRYSVDITKISTELGYAPRVDFAEGLTSTVQWYRDNRSWWEPLKRAALAG from the coding sequence ATGCGCGTACTGGTAACGGGTGGGGCCGGGTTCATCGGCTCGCATTACGTGCGGGAGTTGGTGGGCGGCTCGTACCCGGCCTACGCCGACGCCGAGGTGGTGGTGCTGGACAAGCTCACCTACGCGGGCAACGAGGCCAACCTCGCGCCGGTCGCGGACGACCCGCGGCTGACGTTCGTCCGCGGCGACATCTGCGACCGCGAGCTCGTGGCCGACCTGATGAGCCGAACGGACGTGGTGGTGCACTTCGCCGCCGAGTCGCATGTGGACCGTTCGATCGCCGGTTCGGCCGACTTCGTGCTGACCAACGTGCTGGGCACCCAGGTGCTGCTCCAGGGCGCGCTGGAGGCCGGGGTGGCGAAGTTCGTGCACGTGTCCACCGACGAGGTGTACGGCACGATCGAGGAAGGCTCGTGGACCGAGGACCACATCCTGGAGCCGAACTCGCCGTACTCGGCGTCCAAGGCGTCGTCGGACCTGCTGGCCCGGTCGTTCTTCCGCACCCACGGACTTCAGGTGTGCATCACACGGTGCTCGAACAACTACGGTCCGTACCAGTACCCGGAGAAGGTCATCCCCGTCTTCGTGACGAACCTGATCGACGGCAAGAAGGTCCCGCTGTACGGCGACGGGCTGAACGTGCGTGACTGGCTGCACGTGGACGACCACTGCCGGGGCATCCAGCTCGTGCTGGAGGGCGGTCGCGGTGGCGAGATCTACAACATCGGCGGCGGCACCGAGCTGACCAACCGGGAGCTGACCGAGCGCCTGCTGGACGCGACCGGGCGTGACTGGGATTCGTTCGTGGAGCCGGTGGCCGACCGCAAGGGTCACGACCGGCGGTACTCGGTCGACATCACCAAGATCAGCACCGAACTCGGGTACGCGCCGCGCGTCGACTTCGCCGAGGGCCTGACGTCGACCGTGCAGTGGTACCGGGACAACCGGTCGTGGTGGGAGCCGCTGAAGCGCGCGGCGCTGGCCGGTTGA
- a CDS encoding LCP family protein, protein MALVSAAVLIVTWYGWYYLSDIDDDITTTDVFQSSVAEQSEGKVRKPLDGAIDMLLVGVDSRTDAQGNPLSDEVLALLNGGVADGTLNTDTMILVHIPQDGTRAVAISFPRDAYVEIADGFGKHKLNSAMARQKNDTAQRLRNEGVTDEARIELESTLAGRRTLIKTIEQLTGGSVTVDQYAEVNLASFYEVTKAIGGVEVCLNEETRDRDSGANFQAGRQTIEGAQALSFVRQRGGLPGGDLDRIVRQQVFIGALARKVLSTGTLTDFGKLDQLLTAVKKSVVINAGWNLAEFAEQMQGLVSGNIQFRTIPVGDPMDTWSDGNVLPVDPAAVRQFIKNLATDSGTSSSKSPTTTPAGPPPSAITVHVYNAAGVNRLAASVLDMLAQNGFHRGVADSGAYAETTSVRHAPGELSSADRVISALGGNAAAVEDDSVPRGQVLVYVGADYAPPDQSDTASVEGTTTIAPTTGLTPPITADGVVCVN, encoded by the coding sequence GTGGCACTGGTTTCAGCGGCTGTGCTCATCGTCACGTGGTACGGCTGGTACTACCTGAGCGACATCGACGACGACATCACCACGACGGACGTCTTCCAGTCCTCGGTCGCCGAGCAGAGCGAGGGCAAGGTCCGCAAGCCGCTCGACGGCGCGATCGACATGCTGCTGGTCGGCGTCGACAGCCGCACGGACGCGCAGGGCAACCCCCTGTCGGACGAGGTGCTGGCGCTGCTCAACGGCGGTGTGGCGGACGGCACGCTGAACACCGACACGATGATCCTGGTGCACATACCGCAGGACGGCACCCGCGCGGTGGCCATCTCGTTCCCGCGTGACGCGTACGTGGAGATCGCGGACGGGTTCGGCAAGCACAAGCTGAACTCGGCGATGGCGAGGCAGAAGAACGATACGGCGCAACGGTTGCGCAACGAGGGCGTGACGGACGAGGCCCGCATCGAACTGGAGTCGACGCTGGCCGGGCGCCGGACGTTGATCAAGACGATCGAGCAGCTGACCGGCGGGTCCGTCACCGTGGACCAGTACGCCGAAGTCAATCTGGCGAGCTTCTACGAGGTCACGAAGGCCATCGGCGGCGTCGAGGTGTGCCTGAACGAGGAGACCCGCGACCGTGACTCGGGCGCGAACTTCCAGGCGGGGCGGCAGACCATCGAGGGCGCGCAGGCGCTGTCGTTCGTGCGGCAGCGCGGCGGGCTGCCCGGCGGCGACCTGGACCGGATCGTGCGGCAGCAGGTGTTCATCGGCGCGCTCGCCCGCAAGGTGCTGTCCACCGGCACGCTGACCGACTTCGGGAAGCTGGACCAGCTGCTGACCGCGGTGAAGAAGTCCGTGGTGATCAACGCGGGGTGGAACCTCGCCGAGTTCGCCGAGCAGATGCAGGGGCTCGTGTCGGGCAACATCCAGTTCCGCACGATTCCGGTCGGCGACCCGATGGACACCTGGAGCGACGGCAACGTGCTGCCGGTCGACCCGGCGGCGGTGCGGCAGTTCATCAAGAACCTGGCGACGGACAGCGGCACGTCGTCCTCCAAGTCGCCCACCACTACGCCGGCCGGACCGCCGCCGTCGGCGATCACCGTGCACGTCTACAACGCGGCAGGGGTCAACCGATTGGCTGCGAGCGTGTTGGACATGTTGGCGCAGAACGGGTTCCACCGTGGCGTGGCGGACAGCGGCGCGTACGCGGAGACGACGTCCGTGCGGCACGCGCCGGGTGAGCTTTCGAGTGCCGACAGGGTGATATCCGCGTTGGGCGGTAACGCCGCGGCAGTCGAGGACGACTCTGTGCCAAGGGGGCAGGTTCTGGTGTACGTCGGTGCGGACTACGCGCCGCCGGACCAGTCGGACACGGCGTCGGTCGAGGGCACCACGACGATTGCCCCCACGACCGGCTTGACCCCGCCGATCACCGCCGACGGTGTGGTCTGCGTCAACTGA
- a CDS encoding LCP family protein: MKAAVIAGRTLLALLSAVVLLAAGYGWSTLQRVQESVNKTDVLTVLSDVPNAPPVADGATDILLVGSDSRTDAQGRPLPDAVLRQLRTEATDTLNTDTIIIMRLPHDGSKARAVSIPRDTYVPIPDIGSDKINSAYGLTKFFTMQRLQSEGVSDVTERSKRGDQAGRRALVQVVQELTGVRVDHYAEINLYGFYLLTEVIGGVEVCLKQATSDPDSGANFRAGVQTISGSDALAFVRQRKGIPNGDLGRITRQQVFMAAAASKLMSAGTFTDPARLSGLLDAVSKSIVVDEKLDLTTFAGEAGGLAGGTVEFATIPVIDIGARNERGQSVVTVDPAAVKAFVAQLLGEKNPTPTPPASTPTTQKLAGDRLVSLDGRPRAAALQSPPCID, translated from the coding sequence GTGAAGGCCGCGGTGATTGCCGGACGCACGCTTCTCGCGTTGCTGTCCGCGGTCGTGTTGCTGGCCGCCGGGTACGGCTGGTCGACGTTGCAGCGCGTTCAGGAGAGCGTGAACAAGACAGACGTGCTGACCGTGCTGTCGGACGTGCCGAACGCGCCGCCCGTGGCCGACGGTGCGACGGACATCCTGTTGGTGGGCAGCGACAGCCGCACCGACGCGCAGGGCAGGCCGCTGCCGGACGCCGTGCTGCGTCAGCTGCGGACCGAGGCGACGGACACGCTCAACACGGACACGATCATCATCATGCGACTGCCGCACGACGGCAGCAAGGCGCGGGCCGTGTCCATCCCGCGGGACACGTACGTGCCGATCCCGGACATCGGTTCGGACAAGATCAACTCGGCGTACGGGCTGACCAAGTTCTTCACCATGCAGCGGCTCCAGTCGGAAGGCGTTTCCGACGTGACCGAGCGGTCGAAGCGGGGCGACCAGGCCGGGCGGCGGGCGTTGGTGCAGGTGGTGCAGGAGTTGACCGGCGTGCGGGTCGACCACTACGCGGAGATCAACCTGTACGGGTTCTACCTGCTCACCGAGGTGATCGGGGGTGTGGAGGTGTGCCTGAAGCAGGCCACGTCCGACCCTGATTCGGGGGCGAACTTCCGTGCGGGGGTCCAGACGATCTCGGGCTCGGACGCGCTGGCGTTCGTGCGGCAGCGGAAGGGCATTCCGAACGGCGACCTGGGGCGGATCACGCGGCAGCAGGTGTTCATGGCGGCGGCGGCGTCGAAGCTGATGTCGGCGGGGACGTTCACCGACCCGGCGCGGTTGTCGGGGCTGCTGGACGCGGTGAGCAAGTCGATCGTGGTGGACGAGAAGCTGGACTTGACGACGTTCGCCGGGGAGGCGGGTGGGTTGGCCGGCGGGACCGTCGAGTTCGCGACCATCCCGGTGATCGACATCGGCGCGCGCAACGAACGCGGCCAGAGCGTGGTCACGGTGGATCCGGCGGCGGTGAAGGCCTTCGTGGCGCAGCTGTTGGGCGAGAAGAACCCCACCCCGACCCCTCCCGCCTCTACCCCCACCACTCAGAAACTGGCCGGCGACCGCTTGGTCTCCCTGGACGGCCGTCCCCGCGCCGCCGCCCTCCAGTCCCCACCCTGCATCGACTAA
- a CDS encoding TIGR03089 family protein, which yields MTVTDALFAPLFAANPGRPLITHYDDAAGTRVELSRATIRNWAAKTANWLRDEHDVEPGDPVAVLLPAHWQTAGVLLGAWWCGAAVTDDPAGAKVAIVAPGGEAPGALVTAVASLHPMGLGSGAAVDYNDDVRVFGDDFTPWEPVPGNTHALLESTVDEVVEEAHQRAATLGITTTSRVLSTVEWTLPDGLLNGFLAVLAGGGSLVQCSNAAPELLAARRASEQTTLDLVG from the coding sequence ATGACCGTCACGGATGCCCTGTTCGCGCCCCTGTTCGCGGCGAATCCCGGCCGGCCCTTGATCACGCACTACGACGACGCGGCCGGCACACGGGTGGAGCTGTCGCGGGCCACGATCCGGAACTGGGCGGCCAAGACGGCGAACTGGCTGCGCGACGAGCACGACGTGGAGCCGGGCGACCCGGTGGCCGTGCTGCTGCCCGCGCACTGGCAGACGGCCGGCGTGCTACTGGGCGCGTGGTGGTGCGGCGCGGCGGTGACGGACGACCCCGCGGGCGCGAAGGTGGCGATCGTGGCGCCCGGTGGTGAGGCGCCCGGCGCCCTGGTGACGGCCGTGGCGTCGTTGCACCCGATGGGCCTGGGCAGCGGCGCGGCGGTGGACTACAACGACGACGTGCGCGTGTTCGGTGACGACTTCACGCCGTGGGAACCGGTTCCCGGCAACACCCACGCCCTCCTCGAGTCCACTGTGGACGAGGTGGTGGAGGAGGCGCACCAGCGGGCGGCGACGTTGGGCATCACCACGACTTCCCGCGTTCTGTCCACTGTGGAGTGGACGTTGCCGGACGGGCTGCTGAACGGTTTCCTCGCCGTGCTGGCGGGCGGCGGTTCGCTGGTGCAGTGCAGCAACGCCGCACCGGAGCTGCTGGCCGCACGCCGTGCCAGCGAGCAGACGACCCTGGACCTGGTCGGCTAG
- a CDS encoding ArsR/SmtB family transcription factor, which produces MADDPLSITFAALADPTRRAILARLAEGAATVKELSEPFAMSGPAVSKHLRVLERAGLITRGRDAQWRPCMLDATPLREVTLWADGYRRFWDDSYRRLDAYLERMKEQENDH; this is translated from the coding sequence ATGGCGGACGACCCCCTGAGCATCACCTTCGCGGCACTGGCCGACCCGACGCGTCGGGCGATCCTGGCCCGGCTGGCGGAAGGTGCGGCCACCGTGAAGGAGCTTTCCGAGCCGTTCGCGATGAGCGGCCCGGCGGTGTCCAAGCACCTGCGGGTGCTGGAACGGGCCGGTCTCATCACGCGTGGCCGTGATGCGCAGTGGCGGCCTTGCATGCTCGACGCGACGCCGTTGCGGGAGGTCACGCTGTGGGCCGACGGCTACCGGCGGTTCTGGGACGACAGCTACCGACGCCTGGACGCCTACCTGGAACGCATGAAGGAGCAGGAAAATGACCACTGA
- a CDS encoding SRPBCC family protein, whose protein sequence is MTTDTSLWTTPSDVEVAVTRTFDAPQELVFDAFTKPEHVVHWMLGPEGWTMPVCEIDLRPGGRWHMVWRRADGTEMAMTGEYQEVTPHSRTVQTESWGPEWPSTVNTTEFIAEGDRTTVVQTMRFPSQEARDKATETGMKDGADISYDRLATYLASLA, encoded by the coding sequence ATGACCACTGACACCTCGTTGTGGACCACGCCGTCCGACGTGGAGGTCGCCGTCACCAGGACGTTCGACGCGCCACAGGAACTCGTGTTCGACGCGTTCACCAAGCCCGAGCACGTCGTGCACTGGATGCTCGGCCCCGAGGGCTGGACCATGCCGGTGTGCGAGATCGACCTGCGGCCGGGCGGGCGGTGGCACATGGTGTGGCGGCGGGCCGACGGCACCGAGATGGCCATGACCGGCGAGTACCAGGAGGTCACGCCCCACTCGCGGACGGTGCAGACCGAGTCGTGGGGTCCGGAGTGGCCGTCCACGGTGAACACGACGGAGTTCATCGCCGAGGGTGACCGGACCACGGTCGTGCAGACGATGAGGTTCCCGTCGCAGGAGGCGCGGGACAAGGCCACCGAGACGGGCATGAAGGACGGCGCCGACATCAGCTACGACCGGCTCGCGACGTACCTGGCTTCACTGGCCTGA
- a CDS encoding VanZ family protein, translating into MLSSYLESVRTGFAAFVGVGALVLLPVIALHYYRFGRVEPRRAVVLYGLLAYGLVALALIFLPFPTASRVCSGEDMLSTTPFQWVTDMRHNMAAYGRSGPGAVVTSTAFIQQAFNVALFVPLGVVLRKSYGRGAFAVIVIGLGVSLAVEVVQYSGNLGAYPCPYRIADVDDLISNTTGSLLGWMIAPVAMVIPAVPHRDASTAPPGTVTVPRRLLGGVVDFLLLVVVAHLIFQDNRWWVVVLTVAIRIVLPSVTGGRTPGGWLLRYQVRRVDGTRANPWRIALRELLGVTGLITYVVLAPAGWWFAVDVSVLALIVLGAFVAPVFRRDQRNWPDLAADTRAVETARHSTDPRHPAPTAR; encoded by the coding sequence ATGCTGAGTTCGTACCTGGAGTCCGTTCGAACGGGCTTCGCGGCGTTCGTGGGCGTGGGTGCGCTGGTCCTGCTGCCGGTGATCGCCCTGCACTACTACCGGTTCGGTCGGGTGGAGCCCCGTCGAGCCGTGGTGTTGTACGGGCTGTTGGCGTACGGCCTGGTGGCGTTGGCGTTGATCTTCCTGCCGTTCCCGACGGCTTCGCGGGTGTGCTCCGGTGAGGACATGCTGTCCACCACGCCGTTCCAGTGGGTTACCGACATGCGCCACAACATGGCGGCCTACGGGCGTTCCGGTCCGGGGGCGGTGGTCACGTCGACCGCGTTCATCCAGCAGGCGTTCAACGTGGCGCTGTTCGTGCCCCTGGGTGTGGTGTTGCGGAAGTCGTACGGTCGCGGGGCGTTCGCGGTGATCGTGATCGGCCTGGGTGTCTCGCTGGCGGTCGAGGTCGTGCAGTACTCGGGGAACCTGGGCGCGTACCCGTGCCCGTACCGCATCGCGGACGTGGACGACCTGATCTCCAACACGACGGGTTCCCTGCTGGGGTGGATGATCGCCCCGGTGGCGATGGTGATCCCCGCGGTGCCGCACCGTGACGCCTCGACCGCCCCGCCGGGCACCGTAACCGTGCCCCGCAGGCTCTTGGGCGGGGTGGTGGACTTCCTGCTGCTCGTGGTGGTCGCCCACCTGATCTTCCAGGACAACCGCTGGTGGGTGGTGGTCCTGACGGTGGCGATCCGCATCGTGCTGCCGTCCGTGACGGGCGGCCGGACACCGGGCGGCTGGTTGCTGCGGTATCAGGTGCGACGAGTGGACGGCACCCGTGCCAATCCGTGGCGGATCGCGTTACGGGAGCTGCTCGGCGTCACGGGTTTGATCACCTACGTGGTCTTGGCGCCGGCCGGTTGGTGGTTCGCCGTGGACGTGTCCGTCCTGGCACTGATCGTCCTGGGAGCCTTCGTCGCCCCGGTCTTCCGCCGAGACCAGCGGAACTGGCCGGACCTGGCCGCCGACACCCGCGCCGTCGAGACCGCCAGGCACTCCACCGACCCACGCCACCCGGCTCCGACGGCACGCTGA
- a CDS encoding acyl-CoA dehydrogenase, with amino-acid sequence MDPSFGTYQLAEEHEALREAVRSLADKEIAPHAADVDEQERFPVEALNALVKSGFAAVHVPEEYDGQGADSVATCIVIEELARVCASSSLIPAVNKLGTMPILLSASESLKRQVLPSIAAGEAMASYALSEREAGSDTASMRTRARLDGDHWVLNGTKCWITNAGESTWYTVMAVSDPDAAKKSQGISAFVVHKDDPGFVVGSKERKLGIKGSPTREIHFENCTIPADRIIGEPGTGLKTALKTLDHTRPTIGAQAVGIAQGALEAAVAYVKDRKQFGKTISEFQGVQFMLADMAMKIEAARHMVYVAAAKAERGEPNISFITAAAKCFASDVAMEVTTDAVQLFGGAGYTRDFPVERMMRDAKITQIYEGTNQIQRVVMSRALLKG; translated from the coding sequence GTGGACCCGAGCTTCGGTACCTACCAGCTCGCCGAGGAGCACGAGGCGCTGCGCGAGGCGGTCCGTTCGCTTGCGGACAAGGAGATCGCACCGCACGCGGCGGACGTGGACGAGCAGGAGCGCTTCCCGGTCGAGGCGTTGAACGCGCTGGTCAAGTCAGGTTTCGCGGCCGTGCACGTGCCCGAGGAGTACGACGGCCAAGGGGCCGACTCGGTGGCGACGTGCATCGTGATCGAGGAGCTCGCGCGGGTCTGCGCGTCGTCCTCCCTGATCCCGGCCGTGAACAAGCTGGGCACGATGCCGATCCTGCTGTCGGCTTCGGAGTCGTTGAAGCGGCAGGTGCTGCCGTCCATCGCGGCCGGTGAGGCGATGGCGTCGTACGCGCTGTCCGAGCGCGAGGCCGGGTCCGACACGGCGTCGATGCGCACGCGGGCGAGGCTGGACGGCGACCACTGGGTGTTGAACGGCACGAAGTGCTGGATCACGAACGCCGGCGAATCCACCTGGTACACGGTCATGGCGGTGTCCGACCCGGACGCGGCGAAGAAGTCGCAGGGCATCTCGGCGTTCGTCGTGCACAAGGACGACCCGGGCTTCGTCGTGGGTTCGAAGGAGCGCAAGCTGGGGATCAAGGGTTCCCCGACCCGAGAGATCCACTTCGAGAACTGCACGATCCCGGCGGACCGCATCATCGGTGAGCCGGGGACGGGTCTGAAGACGGCTCTGAAGACCCTGGACCACACCCGTCCGACGATCGGCGCGCAGGCCGTGGGTATCGCCCAAGGCGCCCTGGAAGCCGCCGTGGCCTACGTCAAGGACCGGAAGCAGTTCGGCAAGACGATCTCCGAGTTCCAGGGTGTGCAGTTCATGCTGGCGGACATGGCGATGAAGATCGAGGCGGCCCGGCACATGGTGTACGTGGCGGCGGCGAAGGCCGAGCGTGGGGAGCCGAACATCAGTTTCATCACGGCGGCGGCCAAGTGCTTCGCGTCGGACGTGGCGATGGAGGTGACGACGGACGCCGTGCAGCTGTTCGGCGGCGCCGGCTACACCCGTGACTTCCCGGTGGAGCGCATGATGCGTGACGCCAAGATCACCCAGATCTACGAGGGCACGAACCAGATCCAGCGCGTAGTCATGTCCCGCGCCCTGCTCAAGGGCTAG